ATAGGAGGTAATCGGAAGACTCCAAATCCCCGTACGACTAACTACAGGATAAACAAGTTTGGAATGACATAATTTTAGATTTAAAGAAAAGATAGAGTCCTCTATAGAGTACCCTATGGGGTACTCTATATCTTTCTCCATTTCATGTTTAGTTTTCAGGAAGTGACGATAGCCAGTCATGGGCGGTTGCTATTAAAATTTTATTTTTATTGTTGCTTATTATTTTATAAATATTTTCTTTATTGATCAATTGAATTGCAGGAACGTTTAAAATATTTTGGAAATTAATAAGTGCTTTTGTAGGGGTATCTTCAGAATTTTTTGTTTCAATCAATAAGGGTAAGTGGGGTCAGGTCTAGCTTCCATCCTTTGAAAGTTTTAAGGGGTAAGTGGGGTCAGGTCTAGCTTCCATCCTTTGAAAGTTTTAATGGAATAATTGGAAATTTATATCAAACATTCGGTGGTAAAGAATTGTATAGTGATTTGAAACCCAACACTAAACATTCTTGTTCGAGTATTTTTTTACATAATTATTAATTAATATGAGCTTAAGGATGTTGGTTGTTTCTGGGTCCGCTCTTTATTTTTGTTATTCTCTCTGATATACTAAAAACATGAAATTTCCTAGAACAAAAAAAGTATTATTTGCTAATAATAAGGGCGGGGTTGGTAAGACTACGCTTGCTTTTAATTGCGCAATGTCATTTGCTAGGCAGGGCTATAAAACGGTTTTAGTTGACCTTGATCCACAGTGCAATCTTTCTCGTTTAGCCATGGGAGACAATCAATACGAAAAAACATTATTTTCTGAAATGGAGAAAGATATTTATGACGTTTTACGGGGGGTAGTCGAGGGAGGAGCTGACGTCGATTTTGAAGTACCTTTTATTCCAGTTTCAAATAGTGAAAATAATCTTTTTTTAATGAAAGGGAGTGTTAACCTTTCACTTTATGAAAATATACTAGTTACAGCTTATGGGCAGGCAGCTGCAGGGCAGCAGCTTGGATATTTTCAGACTAGTGCTATTGATAGATTTTTACGTGAGAAAGGAATGAAAGAGGAGATAGACATCTTTGTAATCGATACATCTCCTAGCTTATCGTTGCTTAATCAAATTATTTTTTTAGGAGCTGATTATTTTGTTGTTCCGATGATGCCAGATGCTTTCAGCGTCCAGGGCATTGAAAACTTGGGGTCTATTTATGAAAAATGGAAACATAATTGGAAAGTTACTGGCAGAGCGCTTTCTGGTGATACGGAGAATAAATATGTACTTTCTGGTGACGGATTGTTTATTGGGTATGTAGTTAATTCATACAATGTTTATGGTAAGCGACCAATCAAAGACCATCGCCGTTGGATTGAAGAAATTCCTTTAAAAGTAAAAAAGTATCTTTCTGAAAAGCACGGAAGGAATGGTTTAGTTGAGAAAAGTTGGAAAAGTTCATTAGCCGAAATACAAGATTATGGACGTATTCCAGCAAAGTGTCAGGAGCTTGGAGTCGCAATATTTGACCTCGATCCAGCTTGCGTAGAGGAAATTCATCAGGGGACGAAAGAAAATATTGAAAAATCAAAAGAAGAATTTCGTGATCTTTCAGGAGAAATTTTGAATATTTTATCAGAATACTAAAGGGAACTAAAGGGAATTGGGGTCACGTCTTGAATTGTGAATTCTATATGATTTATGTATAATAGTTAATATTAGAGAAATAATGGGGTCAAATAATGGGGTCAGGTCTAGCTTCCATCCTTTTTATAAATAAAAAGAGATGAAAAGGAATGGGGTCAAGTCCCAGTTAAGCAAAGAGGGTTTCAAGGGATAAATCCCGGCTAAGCGAA
This is a stretch of genomic DNA from Patescibacteria group bacterium. It encodes these proteins:
- a CDS encoding AAA family ATPase is translated as MKFPRTKKVLFANNKGGVGKTTLAFNCAMSFARQGYKTVLVDLDPQCNLSRLAMGDNQYEKTLFSEMEKDIYDVLRGVVEGGADVDFEVPFIPVSNSENNLFLMKGSVNLSLYENILVTAYGQAAAGQQLGYFQTSAIDRFLREKGMKEEIDIFVIDTSPSLSLLNQIIFLGADYFVVPMMPDAFSVQGIENLGSIYEKWKHNWKVTGRALSGDTENKYVLSGDGLFIGYVVNSYNVYGKRPIKDHRRWIEEIPLKVKKYLSEKHGRNGLVEKSWKSSLAEIQDYGRIPAKCQELGVAIFDLDPACVEEIHQGTKENIEKSKEEFRDLSGEILNILSEY